In Streptomyces chartreusis, the following proteins share a genomic window:
- a CDS encoding DUF4142 domain-containing protein, with protein MGGALSLTLVALAYPSMLGFSTVSSSADHVIAQTPTGPLTEADRDFVVKVRAAGLWEYPVGKLALQKGTTQAVRTAGQHLVDGHAALDDTDRRVAARLNITVPNQASPQQQGFVATLEGDTGRQFDSDMANILRTTHGQIFTTVAKIRATTRNSLVRQLADQANDTVLDHITVMEKTGLVDFDQVLFQETTAPKLPADQVTPPPPAPGEPQVTLKP; from the coding sequence GTGGGCGGCGCGCTGAGTCTCACGCTCGTCGCGCTCGCCTATCCGTCGATGCTCGGCTTCAGCACCGTCTCCAGTTCGGCGGACCATGTCATCGCCCAGACCCCGACGGGGCCGCTCACGGAGGCCGACCGGGACTTCGTGGTGAAGGTGCGGGCGGCCGGGCTGTGGGAGTACCCGGTGGGGAAGCTGGCCCTGCAGAAGGGGACGACCCAGGCGGTGCGCACGGCCGGGCAGCACCTGGTCGACGGGCACGCCGCGCTGGACGACACCGACCGCCGGGTCGCCGCGCGGCTGAACATCACCGTGCCCAACCAGGCCAGCCCTCAGCAGCAGGGGTTCGTCGCGACGCTGGAGGGGGACACCGGCAGGCAGTTCGACAGCGACATGGCGAACATCCTGCGCACCACGCACGGCCAGATCTTCACCACGGTCGCGAAGATCCGGGCCACGACGCGGAACAGCCTGGTCCGGCAGCTGGCCGACCAGGCCAACGACACCGTGCTCGACCACATCACGGTCATGGAGAAGACGGGGCTGGTCGACTTCGACCAGGTCCTGTTCCAGGAGACGACCGCGCCCAAGCTCCCGGCCGACCAGGTGACCCCGCCCCCTCCGGCGCCGGGCGAACCACAGGTGACGCTGAAGCCCTAG
- a CDS encoding glycoside hydrolase family 13 protein: MTVRTTTPDLSSSNPDWWRQAVIYQGYPRSFADGDGDGLGDLKGVAQRLTHLAALGVDALWLSPFYPSELADGGYDVADYRDVDPRLGTLDDFDAMVTEAHRLGLKVIVDLVPNHTSHQHVWFQEALRAGAGSAARERYVFRDGRGPHGELPPSDWQSVFGGSAWRRVPDGQWYLHLFTPQQPDLNWAHEEVRADFRTTLRFWSDRGVDGFRVDVAHALAKDLSEPLRDLGTPELSREDALPDLPPGTHPFYDRDEVHEIYRDWRKILDSYRPPRMAVAEAWVNPSSRRALYARPDELGQAFNFEYLQGGWDAEELRQIITDSLDTARAAGASATWVLSNHDVVRHTSRLMLPPGTDDNAWLLSGGHAPAVDEAAGLRRARAATLLMLALPGSSYVYQGEELGLPEVADLPFEVLQDPIWEQTGRVRKGRDGCRVPLPWTTTGPSYGFGAGGSWLPQPSGFAAYAVEAQDGVEGSTLELYRRALRLRRKLLEGEDLTWEPDTPPGVLHFARSAGWRCVANLSGTPVQLPPGEVLLASGPLEGGLLGPDTTVWLA; the protein is encoded by the coding sequence GTGACCGTCCGCACCACCACGCCCGACCTCTCGTCCAGCAACCCCGACTGGTGGCGCCAGGCCGTCATCTACCAGGGCTACCCCCGCAGTTTCGCCGACGGCGACGGCGACGGTCTCGGCGACCTGAAGGGCGTCGCCCAGCGCCTCACCCACCTCGCCGCCCTCGGCGTCGACGCCCTGTGGCTCAGCCCCTTCTACCCCTCCGAACTGGCCGACGGCGGCTACGACGTCGCCGACTACCGCGACGTCGACCCGCGCCTGGGCACCCTCGACGACTTCGACGCCATGGTCACCGAGGCCCACCGCCTCGGCCTGAAGGTGATCGTCGACCTGGTCCCCAACCACACCTCCCACCAGCACGTCTGGTTCCAGGAGGCGCTGCGCGCCGGCGCCGGCTCCGCCGCCCGCGAGCGCTACGTCTTCCGCGACGGCCGCGGCCCGCACGGCGAACTCCCGCCCTCCGACTGGCAGTCCGTCTTCGGCGGCAGCGCCTGGCGCCGCGTCCCCGACGGCCAGTGGTACCTCCACCTGTTCACCCCGCAGCAGCCCGACCTCAACTGGGCGCACGAGGAGGTGCGCGCCGACTTCCGCACCACCCTGCGGTTCTGGTCCGACCGCGGCGTCGACGGCTTCCGCGTCGACGTGGCCCACGCCCTCGCCAAGGACCTGAGCGAGCCGCTGCGCGACCTCGGCACACCCGAGCTGAGCCGCGAGGACGCCCTCCCGGACCTCCCGCCCGGCACCCACCCCTTCTACGACCGCGACGAGGTCCACGAGATCTACCGCGACTGGCGCAAGATCCTCGACTCCTACCGCCCGCCCCGCATGGCCGTCGCCGAGGCATGGGTGAACCCCAGCTCGCGCCGCGCCCTGTACGCCCGCCCCGACGAACTCGGCCAGGCCTTCAACTTCGAGTACCTGCAAGGAGGCTGGGACGCCGAGGAGCTCAGGCAGATCATCACCGACTCCCTCGACACGGCCCGCGCGGCGGGCGCCTCCGCCACCTGGGTGCTGTCCAACCACGACGTCGTACGCCACACCTCACGCCTGATGCTCCCCCCCGGCACCGACGACAACGCCTGGCTGCTGTCCGGCGGCCACGCCCCGGCCGTCGACGAGGCGGCCGGCCTGCGCCGGGCCCGCGCCGCGACCCTCCTCATGCTGGCGCTGCCCGGTTCGTCGTACGTCTACCAGGGTGAGGAACTCGGCCTGCCCGAGGTCGCCGACCTGCCCTTCGAGGTCCTCCAGGACCCGATCTGGGAACAGACGGGACGGGTGCGCAAGGGCCGCGACGGCTGCCGGGTGCCACTGCCGTGGACGACGACCGGACCGTCGTACGGCTTCGGCGCGGGCGGTTCCTGGCTGCCGCAGCCGTCGGGTTTCGCGGCGTACGCCGTCGAGGCCCAGGACGGTGTGGAGGGCTCCACCCTGGAGCTCTACCGCCGGGCCCTGCGCCTGCGCCGCAAGCTGCTGGAGGGCGAGGACCTGACGTGGGAGCCGGACACCCCGCCCGGCGTCCTGCATTTCGCCCGCTCGGCGGGCTGGCGCTGTGTGGCCAACCTCTCCGGTACGCCGGTTCAGTTGCCGCCGGGTGAGGTGCTGCTCGCCAGCGGACCGCTCGAAGGCGGGCTGCTGGGCCCGGACACGACGGTCTGGCTGGCGTAG
- a CDS encoding LAETG motif-containing sortase-dependent surface protein: MSIARRVIARRLLGTGAASLALCAATVASASGAWAHGSHGGDGWKSGGSYQPGTGAGTETATDRCQFSLDGTNFYDSVKVDDQNLKVTDDGKVHIKVRAAADATTCTASLASYLAHGATFATSGEQVFVDFDTVTVKPGGTDSLDIAVPDAGCFAQVDLYRGAVKFDGKLDANDGFEHGDLPKGPDRPVIKDKLIAAWNGGSKDCTTEPPATEEPPTTPPAEPSEPATDEPSTPAEETSPPASDTPSTEPPSPQPSDSPSAPAPSPNGDDDLAQTGGSSATGPIAIGAVVLLAGGAAFVVASKRRRTSNS; this comes from the coding sequence ATGTCCATAGCGAGACGTGTCATCGCGCGACGCCTGCTGGGGACGGGTGCCGCGTCGCTCGCCCTGTGCGCGGCCACCGTCGCCTCCGCTTCCGGCGCCTGGGCCCACGGGTCGCACGGCGGTGACGGCTGGAAGTCCGGCGGCTCCTACCAGCCCGGCACCGGTGCCGGCACGGAGACGGCCACCGATCGCTGCCAGTTCTCGCTCGACGGCACGAACTTCTACGACTCGGTCAAGGTCGACGACCAGAACCTGAAGGTCACCGACGACGGCAAGGTGCACATCAAGGTGCGTGCCGCCGCCGACGCGACGACCTGCACGGCCTCGCTGGCCTCCTACCTCGCCCACGGGGCGACCTTCGCGACCTCCGGCGAGCAGGTCTTCGTCGACTTCGACACGGTCACGGTCAAGCCGGGCGGCACCGACAGCCTCGACATCGCGGTGCCGGACGCGGGCTGCTTCGCGCAGGTCGACCTGTACCGCGGTGCGGTGAAGTTCGACGGCAAGCTCGACGCGAACGACGGCTTCGAGCACGGTGACCTGCCCAAGGGCCCGGACCGCCCGGTCATCAAGGACAAGCTGATCGCGGCCTGGAACGGCGGCTCGAAGGACTGCACGACCGAGCCCCCGGCGACCGAGGAGCCCCCGACCACGCCGCCGGCCGAGCCGTCGGAGCCGGCCACCGACGAGCCGTCGACCCCGGCCGAGGAGACTTCCCCGCCCGCCTCGGACACTCCCTCCACCGAACCCCCGTCCCCGCAGCCCTCCGACTCCCCGTCGGCCCCCGCCCCGTCCCCCAACGGCGACGACGACCTCGCCCAGACGGGCGGCAGCAGCGCGACCGGCCCGATCGCCATCGGCGCGGTCGTCCTCCTCGCAGGCGGCGCAGCCTTCGTCGTGGCCTCGAAGCGCCGCCGCACATCCAACTCCTGA
- a CDS encoding nucleoside hydrolase, protein MQNGDRPIPVIIDCDTGVDDALALLFAVRHPGLDLRAVTCVAGNTDVDGVVLNTLTVLEQAGAPEIPVARGADRPLIEFSRSARHVHGEDGMGDLGLPAPRRAPADVDAVALLRREILASPRPVTLIPTAPLTNIALLLRTHPEVTRNIERIVFMGGAVACGNATPVAEFNVWHDPEAAAILLTAGVPITMYGLDVFQRVVVPGADVRRLRENPEPGTRLAGELLAHRPSAPDITTDPEAGGIGDAGAVCAVVDPGGITTRLLPVEVSLAPGPTRGQTLVDRRPRPGESELHTGTREQTLVDVALDVDVERFTKLYLSTVERA, encoded by the coding sequence GTGCAGAACGGCGACCGGCCGATTCCGGTGATCATCGACTGCGACACGGGCGTGGACGACGCCCTGGCCCTTTTGTTCGCCGTACGCCATCCGGGGCTGGACCTGCGCGCGGTCACCTGCGTGGCGGGCAACACGGACGTGGACGGCGTCGTGCTCAACACCCTGACCGTGCTGGAGCAGGCCGGTGCCCCCGAGATCCCCGTGGCCAGGGGCGCCGACCGTCCGCTGATCGAGTTCTCGCGCTCGGCGCGGCACGTGCACGGCGAGGACGGCATGGGCGACCTCGGCCTGCCGGCCCCGCGGCGCGCGCCGGCCGACGTGGACGCGGTGGCGCTGCTGCGCCGCGAGATCCTGGCGTCGCCGCGACCGGTGACCCTGATCCCCACGGCACCGCTCACCAACATCGCCCTGCTGCTGCGCACGCACCCCGAGGTCACCCGCAACATCGAGCGGATCGTGTTCATGGGCGGCGCGGTGGCCTGCGGAAACGCCACGCCGGTCGCGGAGTTCAACGTGTGGCACGACCCGGAGGCGGCGGCGATCCTACTCACCGCGGGGGTGCCGATCACGATGTACGGCCTGGACGTCTTCCAGCGGGTCGTGGTCCCTGGCGCGGACGTACGGCGCCTGCGCGAGAACCCCGAGCCGGGCACCCGCCTCGCCGGCGAACTCCTGGCCCACCGCCCGTCCGCACCGGACATCACGACCGACCCCGAGGCGGGCGGCATCGGCGACGCGGGCGCGGTCTGCGCGGTCGTCGACCCGGGAGGCATCACCACCCGCCTCCTCCCGGTGGAGGTCTCCCTCGCCCCGGGCCCCACCCGAGGCCAAACCCTCGTCGACCGCCGCCCCCGCCCCGGAGAGTCAGAACTCCACACGGGAACCCGCGAACAGACCCTGGTGGACGTGGCCTTGGACGTCGACGTCGAACGCTTCACAAAGCTGTACCTGTCGACGGTGGAACGCGCCTGA